A DNA window from Nitrospira sp. contains the following coding sequences:
- a CDS encoding hypothetical protein (Evidence 4 : Unknown function but conserved in other organisms; MaGe:77309396) — translation MIRMKTRRISQMFGAAAGLTVVAYLSLMMLAAGCLFMHAAPLEEHAGGHAHHTQDSSHAPLCAWSCQALSGGGLIAEPPAVTAWSVAWAIAPPSSLLISSAVTPLLSARAPPQSLLS, via the coding sequence ATGATTCGTATGAAGACTCGTCGTATCTCACAGATGTTTGGGGCGGCCGCCGGACTGACGGTGGTGGCCTATCTGTCGCTGATGATGCTGGCGGCCGGTTGTCTGTTCATGCATGCGGCGCCACTGGAAGAGCATGCGGGAGGGCATGCGCATCACACGCAAGACTCGTCCCATGCTCCGCTCTGCGCTTGGTCCTGCCAGGCGCTGTCCGGCGGCGGACTTATCGCCGAGCCGCCGGCCGTTACCGCTTGGTCTGTCGCCTGGGCCATCGCGCCTCCGTCTTCTCTCCTCATCTCCTCTGCTGTCACGCCTCTTCTCAGTGCCCGCGCGCCCCCGCAGTCTCTTCTCTCGTAA
- a CDS encoding hypothetical protein (Evidence 5 : Unknown function; MaGe:77309394), which produces MEPPLLRVHEAAALLRVSKWTIYRWIEEGRLRATKIGQGSLRVFRTSVTGLIEGTESSGQDLSQDAARDRGRNGKG; this is translated from the coding sequence ATGGAACCGCCGTTGTTGCGCGTTCACGAAGCGGCTGCGCTACTCAGGGTCAGTAAGTGGACGATCTATCGGTGGATCGAGGAAGGCCGCTTGCGCGCGACGAAGATCGGCCAAGGGAGTCTGAGAGTCTTTCGCACGTCGGTGACGGGCCTGATCGAGGGCACAGAGTCCAGCGGCCAGGATCTCTCGCAGGATGCCGCGCGGGACAGGGGACGGAACGGGAAAGGGTAA
- a CDS encoding conserved exported protein of unknown function (Evidence 4 : Unknown function but conserved in other organisms; MaGe:77309395), whose amino-acid sequence MEGMAMRRSRCRIGFLGLAVMTAALGLMTEAQAADAALLSDHAAPQVNEVGQVIVQIGGRFCEYHRVDVESALRRYPVVQQVEFLNDHGTVLVRYRLDGAPPVQLAASVEQALASGIGCKAWVDRGGSPQGNS is encoded by the coding sequence ATGGAAGGAATGGCGATGAGACGATCTCGATGTCGCATTGGGTTTTTGGGACTCGCGGTGATGACGGCTGCGCTCGGTCTGATGACGGAGGCACAGGCTGCGGATGCGGCGCTGCTCTCCGATCACGCCGCGCCGCAAGTTAATGAAGTCGGCCAGGTGATCGTGCAAATCGGCGGACGCTTTTGTGAATACCATCGTGTCGATGTCGAAAGCGCATTGCGGCGCTATCCCGTGGTTCAGCAGGTGGAGTTTTTGAACGACCATGGCACGGTGTTGGTGCGGTATCGGTTGGATGGCGCGCCGCCGGTGCAACTTGCGGCATCGGTTGAACAAGCGCTGGCCTCAGGCATCGGGTGCAAGGCCTGGGTGGATCGCGGCGGATCGCCGCAGGGGAACTCGTAG
- a CDS encoding hypothetical protein (Evidence 5 : Unknown function; MaGe:77309397): MTLVLQVIDKTVYRSLLTVATENEEAAYSAASSPIS; encoded by the coding sequence TTGACGCTCGTTCTACAGGTCATCGACAAAACCGTCTACAGATCGCTGCTCACGGTTGCAACAGAAAACGAGGAGGCCGCCTATTCCGCGGCCTCCTCGCCAATCAGCTAG
- a CDS encoding hypothetical protein (Evidence 5 : Unknown function; MaGe:77309393), which yields MASSRTITTLNRTSPAFFLVTALTNASRVISKLSSINHLILSPKGRELGGGHPRVPGQVWKKGAQPPDPMTANTR from the coding sequence ATGGCCAGCAGCCGGACAATCACCACATTGAACCGAACGTCGCCGGCATTCTTCCTGGTCACAGCACTGACAAATGCGTCACGCGTCATTTCAAAACTATCCAGCATAAATCACCTCATCCTTTCCCCGAAGGGCCGGGAACTCGGTGGAGGCCATCCCCGAGTCCCCGGGCAAGTCTGGAAGAAGGGTGCGCAACCCCCAGACCCGATGACTGCCAATACCCGTTAG
- a CDS encoding hypothetical protein (Evidence 4 : Unknown function but conserved in other organisms; MaGe:77309385) has protein sequence MPLPVDRRTVDLSAYPDLVVIYLGMRVNRLTGLKTLFGFGPKIAQSVEAKPDGLLLHENLLWSLAPPHVGMRQYWRDFAALERWARSDPHREWWQAFLKHSGGTGFWHETYFMRGGMEAVYDDMVHDVGFLRFAPQQAARGPMYSARGRANQAGDATAPLPVDETRYYS, from the coding sequence ATGCCGCTTCCCGTCGATCGCCGCACCGTCGATCTTTCCGCCTATCCAGACCTTGTCGTGATTTATCTCGGGATGCGCGTGAATCGGCTGACGGGACTCAAAACCCTGTTCGGCTTCGGCCCAAAAATCGCGCAGTCGGTCGAGGCGAAACCAGACGGGCTGCTGCTACACGAGAATCTCTTGTGGTCCCTGGCGCCGCCGCATGTCGGCATGCGCCAATACTGGCGGGACTTCGCCGCCTTGGAACGGTGGGCGCGGTCCGATCCACACCGCGAGTGGTGGCAAGCATTTTTGAAACACTCGGGCGGCACCGGGTTCTGGCACGAAACCTATTTCATGCGCGGCGGGATGGAAGCCGTGTACGACGATATGGTCCACGATGTGGGATTCCTGCGGTTCGCGCCGCAGCAAGCCGCGCGCGGGCCGATGTATTCAGCGCGAGGCCGAGCCAACCAGGCTGGCGACGCAACCGCGCCGCTCCCCGTGGACGAAACCCGTTACTACTCATGA
- a CDS encoding hypothetical protein (Evidence 4 : Unknown function but conserved in other organisms; MaGe:77309389) has protein sequence MGASSTNSDEGEGRYGYVVAPMMTRAVNVAMAVVLTFSAGVFAQGGSSGGQVGVAPLKRYAFINGQWFDGQTFQPATFYTVEGRLTREKPAIIDEQVDLNGGFVVPPFGEAHNHNVEGPWNLDEVVARYLHDGVFYVKNPNSIRDFTAQIAGRINQPTSIDVAFANAGLTSSGGHPMPLYEQVLRDVRYRAVIGDVPMGWFQDRGYIVIDREADLQRQWAGILAGKPDFLKVYLAHSEETTRPSRVDGAAGRKGLDPAVLPAIVTRAHREGLRVTAHVETAEDFRVAVAAGVDELAHVPGWLLGASEEVPQLLLTDEDARQAARAGVTVVTTTVAMQPQAGGHGHHEAEPSRPESGHAGQAVPSHRFSIDPALWPLAQEIQAKNLRLLHRHGVTLAVGSDHAATSLAEVAHLHALGIFDNRTLLKLWCEQTPQAIFPNRRIGRLQEGYEASFLVLKESPIERFEAVTELTFRMKQGVVLQGKP, from the coding sequence ATGGGGGCATCGAGTACAAATTCTGATGAAGGGGAGGGACGATATGGATATGTGGTGGCGCCGATGATGACACGAGCCGTCAACGTGGCGATGGCGGTTGTTTTGACGTTCAGCGCGGGCGTCTTCGCGCAGGGAGGGTCAAGCGGCGGCCAGGTGGGCGTGGCTCCGTTGAAACGGTATGCATTCATCAATGGCCAGTGGTTCGATGGACAGACGTTTCAGCCCGCGACCTTCTATACGGTTGAGGGGCGGCTGACTCGGGAGAAGCCTGCAATCATCGATGAACAAGTCGATCTGAATGGCGGTTTCGTCGTCCCGCCGTTCGGCGAAGCCCATAACCACAACGTCGAAGGGCCTTGGAATCTGGACGAGGTCGTGGCCAGGTATCTCCATGACGGCGTGTTCTACGTGAAAAATCCCAATAGCATTCGGGATTTCACCGCGCAGATCGCCGGACGGATCAACCAGCCGACCAGCATCGATGTGGCCTTTGCCAACGCCGGATTGACCTCGTCCGGCGGCCATCCGATGCCATTGTATGAGCAGGTTTTGCGAGACGTACGCTATCGCGCCGTTATCGGCGACGTGCCGATGGGATGGTTTCAAGATCGCGGTTATATTGTGATCGATCGCGAGGCCGATCTGCAACGCCAATGGGCCGGGATTCTGGCGGGGAAGCCTGATTTTTTGAAAGTGTATCTCGCGCATTCAGAAGAGACAACTCGGCCGTCTCGCGTCGATGGCGCGGCAGGCAGGAAGGGCCTCGATCCGGCCGTGCTGCCCGCGATTGTGACGCGCGCGCATCGCGAGGGTTTGCGGGTGACGGCGCATGTCGAGACGGCGGAGGATTTTCGTGTGGCGGTGGCTGCGGGCGTCGATGAACTCGCGCATGTGCCGGGCTGGTTGCTCGGAGCGAGTGAGGAGGTGCCGCAGTTGCTGCTGACCGATGAGGATGCGAGGCAGGCCGCACGCGCCGGTGTGACGGTGGTGACGACGACGGTCGCGATGCAACCGCAAGCTGGAGGACATGGCCATCATGAGGCGGAACCATCTCGGCCGGAGTCGGGACATGCGGGTCAGGCTGTCCCATCCCATCGTTTTTCAATAGATCCGGCTCTCTGGCCGCTGGCCCAGGAGATCCAAGCCAAGAATCTGCGATTGCTTCACCGGCATGGCGTGACGCTTGCCGTTGGCAGCGATCATGCCGCCACCTCGCTAGCCGAAGTGGCGCATCTGCATGCACTCGGTATCTTCGACAATCGAACCTTGTTGAAGCTCTGGTGCGAGCAGACGCCGCAGGCGATATTCCCCAATCGCCGCATCGGCCGTCTGCAGGAAGGCTACGAAGCCAGTTTTCTCGTGCTGAAGGAGAGTCCCATCGAACGATTTGAGGCGGTTACGGAGCTGACGTTCCGGATGAAGCAGGGAGTCGTACTTCAAGGGAAGCCGTGA
- a CDS encoding Biopolymer transport protein ExbD (MaGe:77309386), with amino-acid sequence MDHEVNQINVIPLVDVMLVLLVIVLTTATFISTGQVPVNLAKAKETSARKDAPIVVTMTAEGGLFLNDHPVAEGGLPVLLQPHPKESPVVVRADRVTVLERFVGVVDEIRGLGFLQVSLEVVKL; translated from the coding sequence ATGGATCATGAAGTCAATCAGATCAACGTCATCCCGCTTGTGGACGTGATGCTGGTGCTCTTGGTGATCGTCCTCACGACGGCCACGTTCATCTCGACGGGGCAGGTGCCGGTCAATCTGGCTAAAGCCAAGGAGACGAGCGCTCGGAAAGATGCGCCCATTGTCGTCACCATGACGGCAGAGGGAGGTCTGTTCTTGAATGACCACCCCGTCGCTGAGGGTGGGTTGCCCGTGTTGTTACAGCCGCATCCGAAAGAGTCGCCGGTCGTCGTGCGGGCGGATCGCGTGACGGTGCTTGAACGGTTCGTCGGCGTCGTCGATGAGATTCGCGGCCTCGGGTTTCTCCAGGTCAGTCTGGAGGTCGTGAAACTGTAA
- a CDS encoding conserved exported protein of unknown function (Evidence 4 : Unknown function but conserved in other organisms; MaGe:77309388) has translation MNRIQYGIAMVAVCGLLAVGLTSAALAGNSHVKETIAHAKEGVAHTKEAIAHLEEAVKSSVDTHAKEALEHAKEAVKHAEESLAHAEQAEKSGKKAKKSK, from the coding sequence ATGAATCGGATTCAGTACGGGATTGCCATGGTGGCGGTGTGCGGTCTTCTCGCCGTCGGCCTGACGAGTGCCGCGCTGGCTGGTAATAGCCATGTGAAAGAAACGATTGCGCATGCGAAGGAAGGTGTGGCGCACACGAAGGAAGCGATTGCGCATCTGGAAGAAGCGGTCAAGAGCAGTGTCGATACGCACGCGAAAGAAGCGTTGGAGCATGCCAAGGAAGCCGTGAAGCATGCGGAAGAATCGTTGGCGCATGCCGAGCAGGCAGAGAAGTCGGGCAAAAAAGCCAAGAAGAGCAAGTAA
- a CDS encoding Putative TonB-dependent receptor (Evidence 3 : Putative function from multiple computational evidences; MaGe:77309390): MATRCGWPELCRLAVTMSVVSVLVVGVGWSESRAQEPVVKEEETPVLEMAPIQVEGQRIENVESVKQALARRPGSNILIEEKQITESRAMNLTDVLQFAPGVRFQSRFGADEGQFQIRGTSLRNNFHHRGINILINGIFFGDADGFSDFESIDLLAYERIEVYKGANALRYGANSIGGAINFVPRTGYSASILQMRMMAGSFGMVSGQVSSGKVTEPFKIGGMNATADYYISVSGNRQDGFQDHSQQARERINANVGLQLGTHQEIRAYFLQSVVSEAIPGALTNQQLFQNRRQAGGQTPFPVPGFFACVTDNQTCQWGRYYNLQRLGVAYHNEFAINQVVEIIPYVSNQYVDHPIFQTLRQSTQNVGGEIRYVNTNQLFGMNHSFTAGLQPRYGNQKQTRNVNINGTAGALAQEYRAKSTYIGVYAEDALDVAKDVTVVIGGRWDRSAREATIQNYGPAGNPFDPSIGSTPTTAQRPLRHFDALNPKLGFVYRTTPTSQLYGNASRSYEAPLNVELLSSVNANGSANRGFLDLDAQRAWQFELGHRGTSADRRYSWDVTVYDLEMQKEILASNINNQSTFQNAQGTRHTGVEAGGAMVLTKGLFAQGAGGKDDSVQTRVAYTWSRFKFTDDVYGAGTLIAKDGNTVAGAPEHNLNLEVRYDHPAAWWVAPNVEWSMSGFYVDYLNTVKNPSYVVLNMKSGWNMTDRLTLYAEGRNLTNKTYAGSVVVNDSLNRFANSAQGISAYGGIEYKF; the protein is encoded by the coding sequence ATGGCTACGCGATGTGGCTGGCCGGAGTTGTGCCGGCTGGCAGTGACGATGAGTGTTGTGAGTGTGCTGGTGGTTGGAGTGGGATGGTCGGAATCACGAGCGCAAGAACCTGTCGTGAAGGAAGAAGAAACGCCGGTGTTGGAGATGGCGCCGATCCAGGTTGAGGGGCAGCGGATTGAGAATGTGGAATCGGTCAAGCAGGCGCTGGCCAGACGTCCGGGGAGCAACATCCTCATCGAGGAAAAGCAGATTACGGAATCCCGCGCGATGAATCTGACGGACGTATTGCAGTTTGCGCCAGGCGTGCGGTTTCAATCCCGCTTCGGCGCCGACGAGGGACAATTCCAAATTCGCGGGACCTCGCTGCGGAACAATTTCCATCATCGCGGGATCAACATTCTCATCAACGGCATTTTCTTCGGCGATGCCGATGGATTCTCAGATTTCGAGTCCATCGATCTGCTGGCCTATGAGCGCATCGAAGTCTACAAAGGCGCCAATGCGCTCCGGTACGGGGCTAACTCGATCGGTGGCGCGATTAATTTTGTGCCGCGAACGGGCTACAGCGCCTCTATTTTGCAAATGCGCATGATGGCAGGCAGTTTCGGCATGGTGAGCGGCCAGGTCTCCAGCGGGAAAGTCACAGAGCCGTTCAAAATCGGCGGCATGAACGCTACGGCCGACTATTACATCAGCGTCTCCGGCAACCGGCAGGACGGATTTCAGGATCACAGCCAGCAGGCCAGGGAACGCATCAATGCCAATGTGGGATTGCAACTCGGGACTCATCAGGAAATTCGCGCCTACTTTCTCCAATCGGTCGTATCCGAAGCGATCCCCGGTGCGTTGACCAACCAGCAGTTATTCCAGAACCGGCGGCAGGCCGGCGGACAAACGCCCTTCCCTGTGCCGGGATTCTTTGCCTGCGTGACGGACAATCAGACGTGCCAGTGGGGGCGGTACTACAACTTGCAGCGCCTGGGCGTGGCCTATCATAACGAATTCGCGATCAACCAAGTGGTCGAGATCATTCCCTACGTCTCGAACCAGTATGTCGATCATCCGATCTTCCAGACGCTTCGGCAGAGCACCCAGAACGTGGGCGGTGAGATCCGCTACGTGAATACCAATCAGTTGTTCGGCATGAATCATTCGTTCACCGCCGGTCTGCAGCCGCGCTATGGCAACCAGAAGCAAACGCGCAATGTGAATATCAACGGGACGGCTGGCGCCTTGGCGCAGGAGTACCGGGCCAAGTCGACGTACATTGGCGTCTACGCCGAAGATGCGCTCGATGTGGCCAAGGATGTGACGGTCGTGATTGGTGGCCGGTGGGATCGGAGCGCCCGCGAGGCCACGATTCAGAACTACGGACCGGCGGGCAATCCGTTCGATCCGTCGATTGGCTCCACGCCGACGACCGCGCAACGGCCGCTGCGGCATTTCGACGCGCTTAATCCGAAGCTCGGCTTCGTCTATCGCACCACGCCGACGTCGCAGCTGTATGGCAACGCCAGCCGGTCGTATGAAGCGCCGCTGAACGTCGAGCTGCTTTCCTCGGTGAATGCGAACGGAAGCGCCAACAGGGGATTCCTCGATCTCGACGCGCAGCGCGCCTGGCAGTTTGAGTTGGGGCATCGGGGTACCTCGGCGGATCGGCGTTACTCCTGGGATGTGACGGTCTACGATCTGGAAATGCAGAAAGAGATTCTCGCGTCGAACATCAATAATCAAAGCACGTTCCAAAACGCTCAGGGCACGCGGCACACCGGTGTCGAAGCCGGAGGCGCGATGGTGCTGACAAAGGGATTGTTCGCGCAAGGCGCGGGTGGAAAGGACGACAGCGTGCAAACTCGGGTGGCGTACACCTGGTCGCGTTTCAAATTCACGGACGATGTGTATGGCGCCGGGACGCTGATTGCGAAAGACGGCAACACGGTGGCGGGAGCGCCGGAGCACAATCTGAACCTCGAAGTCCGCTACGATCATCCGGCGGCCTGGTGGGTCGCGCCGAATGTGGAATGGTCGATGTCTGGATTTTATGTCGATTATCTGAACACCGTAAAGAACCCGTCCTATGTCGTGCTCAATATGAAGTCGGGTTGGAATATGACAGACCGGCTCACACTCTACGCGGAAGGGCGCAATCTCACGAACAAGACCTATGCTGGGTCGGTCGTGGTGAACGACTCGCTCAACCGTTTCGCCAATTCCGCGCAAGGCATCAGCGCGTATGGGGGCATCGAGTACAAATTCTGA
- a CDS encoding Biopolymer transport protein ExbB (MaGe:77309387), whose translation MGNVPKARRIEKEDGGGMDGLKYGVEYGVIGLLAMLGLWASLVAIERWRFYAHVDPAQFSVIQTYEIALTKRLVIIGTIAANAPYIGLLGTVLGIMLTFHTMGTSGTLAVSSIMVGLSLALKATAVGLLVAIPCVVMNNVLRRRVVELLMQYKAQHGS comes from the coding sequence ATGGGGAATGTGCCGAAGGCGCGACGAATCGAGAAGGAGGACGGCGGCGGAATGGATGGACTGAAGTATGGAGTGGAGTACGGGGTCATTGGCTTGTTGGCGATGCTAGGGCTCTGGGCCTCGCTGGTCGCGATTGAGCGATGGCGGTTTTATGCCCACGTGGACCCGGCGCAGTTTTCAGTGATCCAGACCTATGAAATCGCGCTGACGAAGCGGCTGGTCATCATTGGCACCATCGCGGCGAATGCGCCCTACATCGGCCTGCTCGGGACAGTGCTGGGCATCATGCTCACCTTTCATACGATGGGCACGTCCGGTACGCTGGCCGTCAGCTCCATCATGGTTGGCCTGAGTCTGGCGCTGAAGGCGACGGCCGTCGGGTTGCTCGTGGCGATTCCCTGCGTGGTAATGAACAATGTCCTCCGCCGGCGCGTGGTGGAGTTGCTGATGCAGTACAAGGCGCAGCATGGATCATGA
- a CDS encoding conserved exported protein of unknown function (Evidence 4 : Unknown function but conserved in other organisms; MaGe:77309391), with protein sequence MSRKLSSTGVVLLALLYAFLAGQAAVCSHEGAALQQSEHDSGERDRLELFCGGDCQNISPVAMVSSPPASVHAFLFIALTALIVITCRETPLVFVASRAPPLATLS encoded by the coding sequence GTGAGCAGAAAACTCTCCTCGACCGGTGTTGTGTTGCTTGCCTTGCTATATGCCTTCCTGGCAGGCCAGGCGGCGGTCTGTTCGCATGAGGGGGCGGCTCTGCAGCAATCGGAGCACGACTCAGGCGAACGCGATCGACTTGAGCTGTTCTGCGGAGGCGACTGCCAGAATATTTCGCCGGTTGCGATGGTCTCTTCGCCTCCAGCGAGTGTGCATGCGTTCCTCTTCATTGCGCTGACCGCTCTAATCGTCATCACGTGTCGAGAAACTCCTCTCGTATTCGTTGCTTCGCGGGCCCCGCCCCTGGCCACGCTCTCGTAA
- a CDS encoding CytochromeP460 domain-containing protein (MaGe:77309392), whose protein sequence is MLDSFEMTRDAFVSAVTRKNAGDVRFNVVIVRLLAIALMLSRWQANAVQASGVPVPQGYRAWPSVESNGDVSGGARYLRLSVCPRAASVTDDETFPVGTALVVETFSAAPVTGGQLRSVFVMEKVSSLDCQGLGHRSQEGWAYATYSMSGGGLSNGAASWGLRRLPGTA, encoded by the coding sequence ATGCTGGATAGTTTTGAAATGACGCGTGACGCATTTGTCAGTGCTGTGACCAGGAAGAATGCCGGCGACGTTCGGTTCAATGTGGTGATTGTCCGGCTGCTGGCCATTGCGTTGATGCTATCCCGCTGGCAGGCGAATGCGGTGCAGGCCTCGGGTGTGCCGGTGCCACAGGGCTATCGAGCTTGGCCGTCGGTCGAGTCCAATGGGGATGTCTCAGGGGGGGCGCGCTATTTGAGATTGTCCGTCTGTCCGAGGGCGGCATCGGTGACTGACGACGAGACGTTCCCTGTCGGGACCGCGCTCGTGGTGGAAACCTTCTCGGCTGCTCCTGTGACTGGGGGGCAATTGCGATCGGTGTTTGTCATGGAGAAAGTATCGAGCCTGGATTGTCAGGGACTGGGCCATCGTTCGCAGGAAGGATGGGCGTATGCGACGTACTCAATGTCGGGAGGTGGACTCTCGAACGGCGCGGCCTCCTGGGGTCTTCGTCGGTTGCCGGGCACAGCCTGA